One Flagellimonas sp. CMM7 genomic region harbors:
- a CDS encoding ABC transporter permease, translating into MLKHNLLLFLRNIKKHKSSFLINLTGLSSALVCVLLVYLWVTDELNKDKFHEHEESLYQVLRHVPDGQGSLATYSSNSSLMLTALQTEVPEVEMATAVFEFDTGAMVKTDDKKMTAIGNMASEDYFKLFSYPLLHGSKHTVLKDINAIVISKEMAHNFFGQEVDPMGKTLTIKHGEEGVDGVFTVTGVFDIPGSSSKQFDFVLSYKKFLQRRHADNIHWGSNSSRVYALLNPGVNIDHLNVKMADFIKNKNEFNLATVFFTRYTDNYLNGNFENGKQTGGRINYVILFSLVAIFVLAIACINFMNLSTARASGRLKEVGVKKAVGANRKVLIFQFLTESIVLSFFSLFCAAVFVILILPWFNGVTGKDLVFTIDDNMTMALIAITLLTGLTSGSYPALYLTKFDAAKVLKGKIKTSFSELLIRKGLVIFQFSISIFLIVAVSVIYMQLDFIQSKNLGYNKDNVMIFERQDGLVDNMEVFLEEAKQITGVVNASFMQGGMTSFNNSSSNHRWPGQTEESKKLTFRHAHVGPEFIETMGIEMKEGRSYINEKPNNNSKIILNETAVRLMGLENPIGTRIDMRGPNREIIGVVKDFNIQSLYDEITPMALLCRTERVGTLMVKIKSGEEKATIEALTNLHNKFNPGLAFNFKFLDEQYQQLYESEQRVAVLSKYFAGLAILISCLGLFGLAAFTAERRKKEISIRKVLGQSIGQVTVMLSSEFVKLVLISILIALPIAYLLANNWLGQFAYRIPIKAWYFISAGLLALQTKTLSMRLEMNNE; encoded by the coding sequence ATGTTAAAACACAATTTACTTCTTTTCTTACGCAACATTAAAAAGCACAAAAGCAGTTTTCTTATCAATTTAACAGGTCTATCATCTGCATTGGTCTGTGTATTGTTGGTATATCTCTGGGTTACCGATGAGCTTAACAAAGATAAGTTCCACGAGCATGAAGAAAGCCTATACCAAGTCTTGCGACATGTACCAGATGGCCAAGGTTCTTTGGCCACCTATAGTTCCAACTCCAGTTTGATGCTAACAGCGTTACAGACAGAGGTGCCCGAAGTTGAAATGGCGACCGCGGTATTTGAATTCGATACTGGCGCCATGGTCAAAACTGATGACAAAAAGATGACCGCAATAGGTAATATGGCAAGTGAAGACTATTTTAAACTGTTTTCCTACCCTTTGCTTCACGGTAGCAAGCATACGGTTTTAAAAGATATAAATGCCATAGTCATTTCTAAAGAAATGGCCCATAATTTCTTTGGGCAAGAAGTAGACCCCATGGGAAAGACCTTGACCATTAAACATGGTGAAGAAGGGGTAGACGGCGTCTTTACCGTAACCGGGGTTTTTGATATTCCGGGCAGTTCATCCAAACAGTTTGACTTTGTCCTGTCCTATAAAAAGTTTTTACAGCGGCGACATGCCGATAATATCCACTGGGGTAGCAACAGTTCCAGGGTTTATGCTCTACTCAATCCCGGTGTAAACATCGATCATCTCAATGTTAAAATGGCCGATTTTATCAAGAACAAAAACGAATTCAACCTGGCTACTGTCTTTTTTACCCGTTATACCGACAATTATTTAAATGGAAATTTTGAAAATGGAAAACAAACCGGAGGGCGAATCAATTATGTCATTCTATTTTCATTAGTGGCAATTTTTGTTTTGGCGATAGCCTGTATCAATTTTATGAATCTCTCTACGGCAAGAGCTTCTGGACGCTTGAAAGAAGTTGGTGTTAAAAAAGCGGTCGGAGCAAATAGAAAAGTATTGATTTTTCAATTTTTGACCGAATCCATAGTACTTTCCTTTTTCTCATTATTCTGTGCTGCTGTCTTTGTGATACTGATTTTGCCATGGTTCAACGGTGTAACAGGTAAAGACCTTGTTTTTACTATTGATGACAATATGACCATGGCCTTGATTGCCATAACATTGCTGACAGGTTTGACTTCAGGCAGTTATCCTGCTTTGTACCTTACTAAATTTGATGCCGCCAAAGTCTTAAAAGGAAAAATCAAGACTTCGTTCAGCGAACTACTGATACGAAAAGGATTGGTCATATTTCAATTTAGTATCTCTATTTTTCTAATTGTTGCCGTTAGTGTCATTTATATGCAGTTGGATTTTATTCAGTCCAAAAACCTAGGCTACAACAAGGACAATGTCATGATTTTTGAACGCCAGGACGGACTCGTAGATAATATGGAAGTCTTTCTTGAAGAAGCAAAACAAATAACCGGAGTTGTCAATGCATCTTTCATGCAAGGGGGTATGACGAGCTTCAACAACTCTTCTTCAAATCATAGATGGCCCGGTCAAACCGAAGAATCCAAAAAGTTGACCTTTAGACATGCCCATGTTGGCCCCGAATTTATCGAGACCATGGGTATAGAAATGAAAGAAGGGCGTTCGTACATCAATGAAAAACCCAATAACAACTCAAAAATCATATTGAACGAAACTGCCGTAAGACTTATGGGGCTAGAAAACCCTATCGGTACCAGAATAGATATGCGCGGTCCAAACCGAGAAATCATAGGGGTCGTGAAAGATTTTAACATTCAATCCCTTTATGATGAAATTACGCCCATGGCATTGCTATGTAGGACAGAAAGGGTCGGTACCCTTATGGTAAAAATCAAATCTGGTGAAGAAAAAGCTACTATAGAAGCCTTGACGAATCTTCACAATAAATTCAATCCAGGACTAGCTTTCAATTTTAAATTTTTAGATGAGCAGTACCAACAGCTTTATGAGTCGGAACAACGCGTAGCCGTTTTATCAAAATATTTTGCTGGGCTTGCTATATTAATTTCTTGTTTGGGTCTTTTTGGATTGGCGGCATTCACTGCAGAGCGTAGAAAAAAAGAAATCAGTATTCGTAAGGTACTTGGTCAAAGCATTGGGCAGGTAACAGTTATGCTTTCGAGCGAATTTGTAAAATTGGTACTGATTTCTATACTGATAGCACTGCCAATTGCATATCTGCTTGCCAATAACTGGCTTGGTCAATTCGCATATCGAATACCCATAAAGGCCTGGTATTTTATAAGTGCTGGTTTATTGGCGCTGCAAACAAAAACCCTGTCAATGCGCTTAGAGATGAATAATGAATAA